From a region of the Alosa sapidissima isolate fAloSap1 chromosome 9, fAloSap1.pri, whole genome shotgun sequence genome:
- the LOC121718549 gene encoding uncharacterized protein LOC121718549: protein MEYGDYDDRYILKLCFHLPPNPDHPGTSSSTGLSQRVYALVTNMRPNETLSLEKLHCIAGRIPALHQRLRGAHVYVPPADRPSLKIIKAPYQPSPGDHPVKEAWKAYTGSRCPVFKPDSQATVYRPQVAMQKQRPQMMPPVALEVPWHPEEAEERNADLGPTTLYSAQVSADGQKFYEVFTPIEHSGGEKIPGLWRFSAYNQDNTLYFSVVVNVTEERDMPKKPSNRKRKADDNGQHDDQSPSRKRANIP from the exons atggaaTATGGGGATTATGATGATCGCTACATCTTGAAACTTTGTTTTCACTTACCACCCAACCCTGATCATCCAG GTACCAGTTCATCAACTGGCCTAAGCCAGCGGGTCTATGCTCTGGTGACCAATATGAGACCAAATGAAACTTTGAGTTTGGAGAAGCTGCACTGCATCGCAGGGAGAATCCCAGCACTCCACCAGCGGCTCAGAGGCGCTCATGTTTATGTGCCTCCAGCTGACCGCCCAAGCCTGAAAATTATTAAGGCCCCCTACCAGCCATCCCCAGGTGACCATCCGGTTAAAGAGGCCTGGAAAGCCTACACTGGCTCAAGATGCCCTGTCTTCAAACCAGACTCACAGGCCACAGTCTACCGACCACAGGTAGCTATGCAAAAACAAAGGCCTCAGATGATGCCCCCTGTCGCTCTCGAAGTACCGTGGCACCCTGAAGAGGCGGAGGAGAGAAATGCCGATTTGGGCCCCACTACCCTGTACAGTGCCCAGGTGTCAGCAGATGGACAGAAGTTCTACGAAGTGTTTACCCCAATCGAACACTCTGGCGGGGAGAAGATCCCAGGGCTGTGGCGGTTTTCAGCTTATAACCAGGACAACACCCTCTACTTCTCAGTGGTTGTTAACGttacagaggagagagacatgCCAAAGAAGCCttcaaacagaaaaagaaaggcTGATGACAATGGCCAGCATGATGACCAGTCTCCTTCTAGGAAAAGggccaacataccataa